The following proteins are co-located in the Noviherbaspirillum sp. UKPF54 genome:
- the ilvA gene encoding threonine ammonia-lyase, biosynthetic, translating to MTTDYLQKILTARVYDVAVESPLEFAPTLSQRMGNQIYLKREDIQSVFSFKLRGAYNKMAHLPPAQLKRGVICASAGNHAQGVALAASRLGCRAVIVMPTTTPPVKIEAVKARGGEVVLHGDSYTDAYNHALTLEKKEKLTFVHPFDDPDVIAGQGTIAMEILRQHPGPIHAIFAAIGGGGLISGVAAFVKAVRPDIKVIGVQSTDSDAMARSIKAGRRVTLPDVGLFCDGTAVKLVGEETFRLTKKYVDDIITVDTDAVCAALKDVFQDTRSILEPSGALALAGAKEYIERSKAGKKPLKNETLVTIACGANMNFDRLRFVAERAEVGEAREAVFAVTIPEERGSFKRFCELIGPRNVTEFSYRISDEKEAHVFVGLQIASREEPGKITKNFEKHGFRSIDLTHDELAKQHVRHLVGGKSPLAHDELLYRFEFPERPGALMRFLASMAPNWNISLFHYRNQGGDVGRILVGLQVPKKEMKAFREFLSTLGYRNWDESENPAYKLFL from the coding sequence ATGACTACCGACTACCTACAGAAAATCCTGACCGCCCGCGTCTACGATGTCGCAGTAGAATCCCCCCTCGAATTCGCCCCCACGCTGTCGCAGCGCATGGGCAACCAGATTTACCTGAAGCGCGAAGACATTCAAAGCGTGTTCAGCTTCAAGCTGCGCGGCGCCTACAACAAGATGGCGCACCTGCCTCCGGCGCAGCTGAAGCGCGGTGTCATCTGCGCCTCGGCAGGCAACCATGCGCAGGGCGTCGCCCTGGCAGCATCCAGGCTGGGCTGCCGCGCCGTGATCGTAATGCCGACCACCACGCCGCCGGTCAAGATCGAGGCAGTCAAGGCGCGCGGCGGTGAAGTCGTGCTGCACGGCGACTCCTACACCGACGCCTACAACCATGCGCTCACCCTGGAGAAGAAGGAAAAACTCACCTTCGTGCACCCGTTCGACGACCCGGACGTGATCGCCGGACAGGGCACGATCGCCATGGAAATCCTGCGCCAGCATCCGGGCCCGATTCACGCGATTTTCGCCGCCATCGGCGGCGGCGGCCTGATTTCGGGCGTGGCGGCTTTCGTGAAGGCGGTACGCCCCGACATCAAGGTGATCGGCGTGCAATCGACCGACTCCGACGCCATGGCGCGCAGTATCAAGGCGGGACGGCGCGTCACCCTGCCGGACGTCGGCCTATTCTGCGACGGCACTGCCGTCAAGCTGGTCGGCGAGGAGACCTTCCGCCTGACCAAGAAATATGTGGATGACATCATCACGGTCGACACCGACGCGGTGTGCGCGGCCCTGAAGGATGTGTTCCAGGATACGCGCAGCATCCTCGAGCCTTCCGGCGCACTCGCCCTGGCCGGCGCCAAGGAATATATCGAACGTTCCAAGGCCGGCAAGAAGCCGCTCAAGAACGAAACGCTGGTCACGATCGCCTGCGGCGCCAACATGAATTTCGACCGCCTGCGCTTCGTCGCGGAACGTGCCGAAGTCGGTGAGGCGCGCGAAGCAGTATTCGCCGTGACGATCCCTGAGGAGCGAGGCAGCTTCAAGCGCTTCTGCGAACTGATCGGCCCGCGCAACGTGACCGAATTCTCCTACCGCATCAGCGACGAAAAGGAAGCGCATGTATTCGTCGGCCTGCAGATCGCCAGCCGCGAGGAACCCGGCAAGATCACCAAGAATTTCGAGAAGCACGGTTTCCGTTCCATCGATCTGACGCATGACGAACTGGCCAAGCAGCACGTCCGCCACCTAGTCGGCGGCAAGAGTCCGCTGGCGCACGACGAACTGCTGTACCGCTTCGAATTCCCGGAACGCCCGGGCGCGCTCATGCGCTTCCTCGCCAGCATGGCGCCGAACTGGAATATCAGCCTCTTCCATTACCGCAACCAGGGCGGCGATGTCGGCCGCATCCTGGTCGGCCTGCAGGTACCGAAGAAGGAAATGAAGGCATTCCGCGAATTCCTGTCGACGCTGGGCTACCGTAACTGGGACGAAAGCGAGAATCCGGCGTACAAGCTGTTCCTGTAA